The stretch of DNA ATCGAGAAGGGTCGCCTCGGTATCGGCGGCGCGCTGTTCGGCGGCCATTTTTCGGGCGCTGAGCGCAAGGCCCTTCTCGGCCAGGTTTTCGACCTTGTCGCGGTCCTCCTTGGCAAGCTCGAGCTGGCGCGTCTGTGTCTCGGTCTTTTTGCCGAGAGATTCGATTTCGGCCTGCAACAGCGATTTCAGGTCGTCCAGCGCCTGAAGCTGCAGCGTGAGCCGCTTCTTGCGCGTGTTCATCAACGCCATTTCGCTGGCGAGCAGGGCTTTTGCCTCGGGCAGATCCTTGAGCTCCTGCGGCATTTCGATCGTGTCGCTCTTGGAGGTTTCCGCCTGCAGCCGCGCCTTGCGGGCAATGAGCCGGTTGCGCTCCGTCGTATAGACGACGGCGTCGCCCTTGGCGTTTATGAAATCGCGGGCAAAGCGCTGGCCGGCATCAGCCCGCCGCAGGCCGCCAGCGATGCTGACGGCCTTCACGACTGTCAGATTGGGTGCGAAGGGATACTCGCCGGGGTTTTCCACATCGCCGGTCAGAAAGACCGGCCGGAACTGGGCAAGTTCGACGGACGCCGACGGCCGGTCCTTGAGGCCGAACTGCTTCTGAAGCGCGACGCCGATTTCCTGCGCGATTGCATCCGTCGTCTTTCCGGAGGCCGGGAGGTCGCCGACGAACGGCAGTGAAAGACTGCCTGAGGGGCCGATCGTGTAATCGCCGCTCACCACTGACCAGTCGCGGATCGCGCCTTCCGCCGTTTGCCATTCGGCAACGCGGATGCGCAGCTTGTCCATGGTGCCGAGCTGGTAGTCGGCAGCCCGGGCAAAGCCGGAGGACCCGATCAATATGCTAAGCCCCGCAACAAAAGCGAGGCCGTGCATAAAGGAATTTCCAAGCAGGTTGCGGCGCAACAGGATTTCTCTCATTCAGTCTTCCTCGTAAATCGGCACGGCAAGCCAAAAGCAGTACCGTACGTTACTTGGCGTATATGGAAGCGGTTTGTCAGTAGCTGCCACGCTGCATGCAGACGGCGGGGATCGTCTGTGCAATGATCTTCACATCGCGGATGAGCGACCAGTTTTCGACGTAGTGGGTGTCGAAAGCCACGCGGGCAGCATAGGACACGTCGTTGCGCCCGCTGATCTGCCAAAGTCCGGTAAGACCCGGACGCGCCTGTAGATAGTAGACGGCCGAAGACTCGTAGAGTTCCAGTTCATCAAGAACCACGGGCCGCGGCCCGACAACGCTCATTTCGCCGCGAAGGATGTTGATGAGCTGTGGCAGTTCATCAAGGCTGAGCTTGCGAAGCACGCTTCCGACCGTGGTGACCCGCGGATCGTCCTGCAGTTTTCGCGTTTCACGCCATTCTTCCATCGCCTTCGGATTGTTGCGCAGATGCTCCTGCAGGACCTTGTCGCCGTTGACGACCATGGTCCGGAACTTCAGGCAACGGAACTCCTGGCCGTTGTGGCCGATACGGCGATGCCCATAGAAAGCCGGCCCCTTGTCGGAGAGCTTTACGAGCAGCATCACCATCAGAAAAATCGGGCTCAGGAAAAGGAGCCCGAGCGAGGCAGCCGTGATATCGAATGCCCGCTTCATGATCCCGCCAGTCGGCGGAAACACATTCGCATGAACCACGCCAAAAAATGGCGTACTGTCCGATCTCGTCGCAGACTTCATAGAGTTAACTCCACTTATGTTTGCCGTTTGGTCGGTAAGCCCAGGCCGCTAAGCTAGCGCTGACGAGTGAGGAGTGTATGGGTGGAATTTGTTTTTTTAAGCCACAATTTCATGGCGATTGTGTAACGGCCCGTTTCCGGCGTGTCTTTATCACATTTCTTTTTTTAAGGGTTCTCTAAATTTCATATGCAAAGCATGCAATGTTTTTGAATAGACTCTGTGCGGCGCACTAAAGGTCTTCGTGTTTGCTTCGCGTCGCAAAAAGATTGAAGAATAGATCTTTCTACGCCTTTCGGGTGACATTTGACTAAGCACTACGGGCACTGCCGAGAGTAGGTCAACTATATTGTCTTATCGCGGAATTTATTGCATCGCACCATCGATTTTGCGCCGCACACTCAAATCGGTTTAGATGAAAACTTTGTAATAAAAGTTGAACGCATTTGGCTTTCATGCGTTGGTTCGGTAGGCAAATGTGACGCAAAGTACCGCGTGCAATGACATAATTCGAACAACCTGAAGTAAATTCGACACATTTGCACCCCGAATCCTCGTCACGGCACTCCTTAACGAGGCTTGGTCGATTTTACCCAAAGCCGGAAGGAAACCTTAAACCGAATACTGTAGATAACGAGACGACGGATGAAAAAGAATGCTCTCGTTCGGTTGAAACAAGGGGCCTTCTAAAATATACAAAGTAAAGGGTCCTTAGGGAGGAAGCCCGAATTCAATGACTGTTCATTGAACGAACCTCCCCAAGGGAGGCACGGTTATGTATGCACCTCGCGTTTTCGTTAGCATGATCGGCGCTTTGGCCGTTTTTGCGGTTGCGACTTATTGGCTGAACGGCTCACTGGCAACGACACTGATAGACACGGTGATCTGTGCCGTTCTCCTGCAATTGGGCTATTTCGGCGGCGTCCTGTTCCTCGTGTGGAAGGAAGCAAAGGCGCGCAACACCCAGGGCACCACGGCGGTATCCCATACACCGGCCCGAAGCGACGACAAGGAGAAGATTCCGGTCTCGCCCTTCAATGGTTCCGAGCCTTTCAACCGTTGAAAGCAACGCTTGTTTGGCGACACGGATAGCGGCCAGCTGATCCCGTAATATCTTTTGAAGGCCTTTTGCATTGCCGCAGACGCGGCGACGTCCTAACTCTTGCGCGAGACAACGGAGGGTACGACGTGGTTGAAATGGCTAAGGCAAGCGTTTGCGTGATCATCGCCGCCAAGAACGCGGCCGATACGATCGGAATGGCTGTCGCTTCGGCTTTGCGGGAAAAACAGGTGGCTGAAGTCGTCGTCATCGACGACGGATCCGGCGATGGAACCGCCGGCGCTGCCAGAGCTGCCGATGACGGCAGCAATCGCCTGAATGTCGTTTCCTTCGAAAAGAACAGGGGCCCATCGGCCGCCCGCAATCACGCGATCGAAATCTCCACCGCCCCACTGATCAGCATACTCGATGCCGACGACTTCTTCTTTGAAGGCCGGTTCAGCCGGATGCTTGCGGACGACGACTGGGATTTCGTCGCCGACAATATCGCTTTCGTCGAGGCGGAGACCGTGACGCGTGCGCCCCAGCAACTCGATCATTTCCTGGACCGTCCGCTGTTTCTCGACCTGGTGGCCTTCGTCGACGGCAATATTTCGAAGCGCGGCGTCCGGCGCGGCGAAATCGGCTTCCTGAAGCCGGTGATGCGGCGCGCGTTTCTTAACGCTCACAGACTGCGCTATCGCGAGGAGATGCGTCTTGGGGAGGACTATGACCTCTATGTCCGGGCCCTGGCCAACGGCGCGCGCTACAAAGTGATCCACAGCTGCGGCTACGGTGCTGTCGTGCGTGGCAACTCGTTGAGCGGCAGCCACCGGACGGAGGATCTCCGCAAGCTCTACGAAGCCGACCAGGCGATCCTGGCGAACTGCAGCCTGACGCCGGAAGCCGCCGCCGCCGTGCGCCGCCACGAGAGCCATGCTCGCGGCAAATACGAACTTCGCCATTTCCTCGATATCAAGAAGCAGTCGGGCGCTGGTGCAGCCTTGCGCTACGCCCTCACCCATCCTTTCGCCGTTCCGGCGATTGCCGGCGGCATCTTCATGGACAAGACGGAACGTTTCCGCAGCCCCGGCGGCGTCGAGATCGCCACCAGAGGTGCTGGCGGCCTCAGATATCTGCTGCCGTCGTCAGCCGAATAGGAAGCGCTACTTCGAAAGCTTGCCGCCGGCGATCTGAAGAGCACTCGCAAACAAGGCCGGATCACGCCACGCCCAGCGGGCCAGCATTTGGAAGTCCGGCAGGCGCCGCCGGCGCACCAGCCGCACCTGGCTCCAAAGCGCCTGCTTCCGCGCCCGGTTCTTGTAGGCCTTGATGGTCTCGATCTCCTGCGGACGCTTCGAAAAACGGCTTTCAAGCCGGTCGAGCGCCATCCAGGTGATGAACTGCTGCTTGAGAAACTGCGGTGAATCGTTGTCTACGCCGTGGAAGATGTTGATGCCCTCTCCGCGCAAGGCGCCCGCCTCCACGCAAAGGAGCACGCGCCGCGCCGCAAGCATGCAATCGCAAAAGAACAGCACGTCCTCCGCCGCCAGCCGCAGCGCAGCGTCGAAGCGGACCTTGTCGATCAGCGGCCGGCCGATGACCATGCACGACATGTGGAGAAAGGCCCAGTTCTTGAGCATCACGCCGGCAATGTCGGGAATCTCGAGCAACAGCGGGTGCTCGGAAAGGCGCACCGCCTTTTCACTGGCCTCTAGGTCGGCGATGCTGAAATGATAGTCGAATTCCTCACCTCCGTGGATCGACGCCCAATAGCAGTCGGCATCGAACGTCTGCAGCGCATCATGGGCATTCTGCAGATGTTTTGGCGTCCACAGGTCGTCTGAATCGAGGAAGGCTGCAAAGCGCGTTGCCGCCGGAACATTGTCGAGGCCTGTATTACGCGCCCCGCCCGGTCCCGCATTCGCCTGCTTCACAACCGCAATCCGCGATCGCTGGCCTTCGGCAAGTGGCTTCAGCTCGTC from Rhizobium sp. 007 encodes:
- a CDS encoding glycosyltransferase family 2 protein, with the translated sequence MAKASVCVIIAAKNAADTIGMAVASALREKQVAEVVVIDDGSGDGTAGAARAADDGSNRLNVVSFEKNRGPSAARNHAIEISTAPLISILDADDFFFEGRFSRMLADDDWDFVADNIAFVEAETVTRAPQQLDHFLDRPLFLDLVAFVDGNISKRGVRRGEIGFLKPVMRRAFLNAHRLRYREEMRLGEDYDLYVRALANGARYKVIHSCGYGAVVRGNSLSGSHRTEDLRKLYEADQAILANCSLTPEAAAAVRRHESHARGKYELRHFLDIKKQSGAGAALRYALTHPFAVPAIAGGIFMDKTERFRSPGGVEIATRGAGGLRYLLPSSAE
- a CDS encoding exopolysaccharide production repressor protein; this encodes MYAPRVFVSMIGALAVFAVATYWLNGSLATTLIDTVICAVLLQLGYFGGVLFLVWKEAKARNTQGTTAVSHTPARSDDKEKIPVSPFNGSEPFNR
- a CDS encoding sugar transferase; the protein is MKSATRSDSTPFFGVVHANVFPPTGGIMKRAFDITAASLGLLFLSPIFLMVMLLVKLSDKGPAFYGHRRIGHNGQEFRCLKFRTMVVNGDKVLQEHLRNNPKAMEEWRETRKLQDDPRVTTVGSVLRKLSLDELPQLINILRGEMSVVGPRPVVLDELELYESSAVYYLQARPGLTGLWQISGRNDVSYAARVAFDTHYVENWSLIRDVKIIAQTIPAVCMQRGSY
- a CDS encoding polysaccharide biosynthesis/export family protein, encoding MHGLAFVAGLSILIGSSGFARAADYQLGTMDKLRIRVAEWQTAEGAIRDWSVVSGDYTIGPSGSLSLPFVGDLPASGKTTDAIAQEIGVALQKQFGLKDRPSASVELAQFRPVFLTGDVENPGEYPFAPNLTVVKAVSIAGGLRRADAGQRFARDFINAKGDAVVYTTERNRLIARKARLQAETSKSDTIEMPQELKDLPEAKALLASEMALMNTRKKRLTLQLQALDDLKSLLQAEIESLGKKTETQTRQLELAKEDRDKVENLAEKGLALSARKMAAEQRAADTEATLLDIDTNILKAKQDISQANQDEITLRNDWDAKLSQELQDTESELDTLNLKIATSDALMSEALAQSNDAARFDPQNAASISYSIVREVDGQSKEVPVTENSTLQPGDLIRVTAGVAMR
- a CDS encoding glycosyltransferase family 2 protein, which gives rise to MATFTIIIPFYQREDGILRRALASVFAQSFQDFDVIVVDDQSPYPAEDELKPLAEGQRSRIAVVKQANAGPGGARNTGLDNVPAATRFAAFLDSDDLWTPKHLQNAHDALQTFDADCYWASIHGGEEFDYHFSIADLEASEKAVRLSEHPLLLEIPDIAGVMLKNWAFLHMSCMVIGRPLIDKVRFDAALRLAAEDVLFFCDCMLAARRVLLCVEAGALRGEGINIFHGVDNDSPQFLKQQFITWMALDRLESRFSKRPQEIETIKAYKNRARKQALWSQVRLVRRRRLPDFQMLARWAWRDPALFASALQIAGGKLSK